The proteins below come from a single Erysipelothrix piscisicarius genomic window:
- the atpD gene encoding F0F1 ATP synthase subunit beta → MKGRIVQIVGPVVDVRFDKEHMPKLYNALKVKHESMDVTLEVSQHIGNDLARCISMGPTDGLSRGLEVEDTGFAIKVPVGKEILGRMFNVLGEPIDEQTFNTEGVEMHEIHREAPPFKDQQTTNTVLETGIKVIDLLCPYPQGGKIGLFGGAGVGKTVLMQELIHNIAIEHSGLSVVAGVGERTREGNDLYHEMKDAKVLENTVLVYGQMNESPGARMRVALSALTMAENFRDQNKQDVLLFIDNIFRFTQAGSEVSALLGRMPSAVGYQPTLATEMGQLQERITSTKSGSITSIQAIYVPADDLTDPAAAITFTHLDAKTVLDRNIAALGIYPAVDPLESSSNLLSEDVVGAEHVYVATEVQKILQRYKDLQDIIAILGMDELSEDDKLTVNRARKIRNFLSQPFFVAETFSGISGSYVPIADTIRSFKAILDGEVDHLPEQAFLFASTIDDVYRKAGVTKENV, encoded by the coding sequence ATGAAAGGTCGTATCGTACAAATTGTCGGTCCTGTTGTGGATGTTCGCTTTGATAAAGAGCACATGCCAAAACTATACAATGCATTAAAAGTAAAACATGAATCAATGGATGTTACCCTTGAGGTATCACAACACATTGGAAATGATTTAGCGCGTTGTATTTCTATGGGTCCTACAGATGGCTTATCGCGTGGCCTCGAAGTTGAGGATACAGGTTTTGCTATCAAAGTTCCGGTCGGAAAAGAAATTTTAGGCCGAATGTTTAATGTACTGGGAGAGCCAATCGATGAACAAACATTTAACACAGAAGGTGTTGAAATGCATGAAATTCACCGTGAAGCGCCACCCTTTAAAGATCAACAAACTACTAATACTGTGTTAGAAACAGGTATTAAGGTTATTGACTTACTTTGTCCGTACCCACAAGGAGGAAAAATTGGTCTCTTTGGTGGAGCGGGTGTTGGTAAGACGGTTTTAATGCAAGAATTAATTCATAACATCGCAATTGAACACAGTGGTCTTTCTGTTGTTGCGGGTGTTGGTGAACGGACACGTGAAGGGAATGACCTCTATCACGAAATGAAAGATGCGAAAGTTCTTGAAAATACAGTTCTTGTTTATGGTCAAATGAATGAGTCACCTGGAGCCCGGATGCGCGTTGCGTTGTCGGCTTTAACCATGGCTGAAAATTTCCGTGATCAAAACAAACAAGATGTTCTGCTTTTCATCGATAATATTTTCCGTTTTACTCAAGCAGGATCAGAGGTTTCCGCGCTACTTGGGCGTATGCCTTCTGCTGTTGGATACCAACCAACTCTTGCAACTGAAATGGGTCAATTACAAGAACGTATTACGTCGACAAAATCAGGATCGATTACATCGATTCAAGCAATTTATGTACCAGCGGATGACCTTACGGATCCAGCTGCTGCCATTACGTTTACGCACTTAGATGCAAAAACGGTATTGGATCGTAATATTGCAGCGCTTGGTATTTATCCAGCGGTTGATCCACTTGAATCAAGCAGTAATCTACTATCGGAAGATGTTGTAGGTGCAGAGCACGTTTACGTAGCAACTGAAGTTCAAAAAATCTTACAACGTTATAAAGATTTACAAGATATTATTGCAATTTTAGGTATGGATGAATTAAGTGAAGATGATAAGTTGACGGTTAACCGTGCGCGTAAAATCCGTAACTTCTTGTCCCAACCATTCTTTGTTGCGGAGACGTTCTCAGGAATTTCAGGGTCGTATGTGCCAATTGCTGACACAATCCGTAGCTTTAAAGCAATTTTAGATGGGGAAGTGGATCACTTACCAGAACAAGCATTCTTGTTCGCATCTACAATTGATGACGTTTACCGTAAGGCAGGCGTAACAAAAGAAAATGTTTAA
- the atpA gene encoding F0F1 ATP synthase subunit alpha: MSNQTENILQMLKEKISTIEFDEANVDVGKVFKVGDGIAFVRGLDQVLSGEMLRFNDEVFGLALNLEENQVGVVLLGNDKLVKEGDVVYRTNHIIEVGVGDALLGRVVNALGQPIDGQGAIETVDVRPIERVAPGVMTRKSVHEPLHTGIKVVDSMIPIGKGQRELIIGDRQTGKTSIALNAILNQKGQNVKCIYVAIGQKASTVAMVVEKLKEHDALDYTVVVSSTASELAPLQYLAPYTGCAIGEHWMDNGEDVLIVYDDLSKHAVAYRTISLLLRRPAGREAYPGDVFYLHSRLLERSAKLNENYGGGSMTALPIIETQAGDISAYIPTNVISITDGQLFLNLDAFNSGVRPAVDSGMSVSRVGSAAQTKAMKHVASSLKLELATYHELLSFAQFSSDIDEATQKTIDHGRRLTELLKQGALTKTPHELMIISMFLNKYGYLDQLEVKEVLPFEKHLHGRFVQTHTDVLDRIKKDYVLDDALIEDLKTIIDEEISDFKAAHHA; this comes from the coding sequence ATGAGTAACCAAACTGAAAACATCTTACAGATGTTAAAGGAAAAAATTAGTACTATCGAATTTGATGAAGCCAATGTAGATGTTGGTAAAGTCTTCAAAGTTGGTGATGGTATTGCCTTTGTGCGCGGTTTAGATCAAGTTCTATCTGGTGAGATGCTCCGTTTCAATGATGAAGTATTTGGTTTGGCACTAAACTTAGAAGAAAACCAAGTTGGGGTTGTACTTTTAGGTAACGACAAACTTGTAAAAGAGGGCGATGTTGTTTACCGTACAAACCATATTATTGAAGTTGGTGTTGGTGATGCACTTTTAGGACGTGTTGTTAATGCTTTAGGTCAACCAATTGATGGTCAAGGAGCCATTGAAACGGTTGATGTCCGTCCTATTGAACGTGTGGCACCTGGGGTTATGACGCGTAAATCTGTACACGAACCACTTCATACTGGAATTAAAGTCGTTGACTCAATGATTCCAATTGGTAAGGGACAACGTGAGTTAATTATTGGTGACCGTCAAACTGGAAAAACAAGTATTGCTTTAAACGCTATTTTGAATCAAAAAGGTCAAAATGTGAAATGTATCTATGTTGCGATTGGTCAAAAAGCATCAACGGTTGCAATGGTTGTTGAAAAACTTAAAGAACATGATGCACTGGATTATACAGTTGTTGTTTCAAGTACTGCAAGTGAATTAGCACCGCTACAATACCTTGCACCTTATACAGGATGTGCAATTGGAGAGCATTGGATGGATAATGGCGAAGATGTTCTTATTGTCTATGATGATTTATCCAAACATGCGGTTGCTTATCGAACCATTTCACTCCTCTTAAGAAGACCTGCAGGTCGTGAAGCGTATCCTGGAGATGTTTTCTATCTTCACTCACGCTTACTCGAACGTTCTGCAAAGCTTAATGAAAATTACGGCGGCGGTTCAATGACTGCGTTACCAATTATTGAAACGCAAGCAGGTGATATTTCAGCTTATATTCCTACAAACGTTATTTCAATTACGGATGGTCAGCTATTCTTAAACTTAGATGCATTCAACAGTGGGGTTCGTCCTGCTGTAGATAGCGGAATGTCTGTTTCACGTGTAGGTTCAGCAGCACAAACAAAAGCAATGAAACATGTAGCATCGTCACTAAAACTAGAACTTGCAACGTACCATGAATTATTGAGTTTTGCTCAATTTAGTTCAGACATTGATGAAGCAACTCAAAAAACGATTGACCATGGTCGTCGTTTAACAGAACTTCTAAAACAAGGTGCACTTACAAAGACACCACATGAGTTGATGATTATTAGTATGTTTTTAAATAAATATGGCTATCTTGACCAATTAGAGGTTAAGGAAGTTTTACCGTTTGAAAAACATTTACATGGTCGTTTTGTTCAAACACATACCGATGTGCTTGATCGCATTAAAAAGGACTATGTCCTTGATGATGCATTAATCGAAGACTTAAAAACAATTATCGATGAAGAAATAAGTGATTTTAAGGCGGCACATCATGCCTAA
- a CDS encoding F0F1 ATP synthase subunit gamma, translating into MPNTSGIKKRIKSISSTQKITKAMKLVSLSKLQRYRDQMSEFKEYYEAVTKVSEQFIHFDEAIIDDTPRLYLVVMPDLGLCSAYTQGLARKLLEVYREEDMVISLGAQAYEFLKTRGVNIINQEVSSERIELHDIIKTINPYVSTHQIVAIIPEYENAMTLDFKLHILNTKSSGRRDDVIYEPSFEEASEMMIKQSLMSLVKYTYLTSKVSEHTTRRIAMEKATDSAQDMIDDLGRKYNRVRQEAITQEISEIVSGMEVS; encoded by the coding sequence ATGCCTAATACTTCAGGTATAAAAAAACGTATTAAATCAATCTCTTCAACTCAAAAAATTACGAAGGCGATGAAACTTGTTTCTTTGAGTAAATTACAACGTTATCGTGATCAAATGAGTGAGTTCAAAGAATATTATGAAGCCGTAACTAAGGTTTCTGAACAATTTATTCATTTTGATGAAGCGATTATTGATGACACCCCGCGATTGTACCTTGTAGTCATGCCAGATTTAGGGTTGTGTTCTGCATATACCCAAGGTCTTGCACGTAAACTGTTAGAAGTTTATCGTGAGGAGGATATGGTTATCAGTCTTGGTGCCCAAGCTTATGAATTTTTAAAAACACGAGGTGTAAACATCATTAATCAAGAAGTTTCAAGCGAACGTATTGAACTTCACGATATTATTAAAACGATTAACCCGTATGTATCTACACATCAAATTGTCGCAATCATACCCGAGTATGAAAATGCGATGACCCTTGATTTTAAACTTCATATCTTGAATACGAAATCAAGCGGTCGTCGTGATGATGTCATCTATGAACCAAGCTTTGAAGAAGCATCGGAAATGATGATTAAACAATCATTGATGAGTCTCGTTAAATATACATATCTAACTTCAAAAGTTAGTGAACATACAACACGTCGGATTGCGATGGAAAAAGCAACTGATAGTGCTCAAGATATGATTGACGATCTTGGCCGCAAGTACAATCGTGTGCGTCAAGAAGCAATCACACAAGAAATATCAGAAATTGTTTCTGGAATGGAGGTTTCTTAG
- the atpC gene encoding ATP synthase F1 subunit epsilon has protein sequence MFNLKIVTPEGAYRSVEIDSITLPTSDGQRTVLQEHMAIVLPIEIGIMYTKSKDGRENFAVSEGLFTFEDNQGTLLVSTIESEEEIDFHRAEQARIRAEKRLNEKKEYEDGLDLKRAQLALMRSLSRLRLKK, from the coding sequence ATGTTTAATCTAAAAATAGTTACACCAGAAGGAGCATATCGGAGTGTGGAGATTGATTCCATCACACTCCCAACTTCTGATGGGCAACGCACGGTGCTCCAAGAACATATGGCAATCGTATTGCCAATTGAAATTGGAATTATGTATACAAAATCGAAAGATGGAAGAGAAAATTTTGCAGTTTCGGAAGGGTTGTTCACATTTGAAGACAATCAAGGAACACTTTTGGTTTCTACAATTGAAAGTGAAGAAGAAATTGATTTCCATCGTGCTGAACAGGCACGAATTCGTGCCGAAAAGCGTCTAAATGAAAAGAAAGAGTATGAGGATGGACTTGATTTAAAACGAGCTCAGCTTGCT